A section of the Cytophagia bacterium CHB2 genome encodes:
- a CDS encoding cupin domain-containing protein, which produces MNMEKRIANVATVSKLVDYQEGAVVSRAVMSGKAGTVTLFAFDESQGLSEHTAPYDALVQLLEGEAEVTIAGEKLRVQAGEMVIMPAQQPHALRAIKRFKMMLVMIREAM; this is translated from the coding sequence ATGAACATGGAAAAACGGATTGCCAACGTTGCCACCGTGAGTAAGCTCGTCGATTATCAAGAGGGTGCCGTCGTGAGCCGGGCCGTGATGTCCGGCAAAGCCGGAACCGTGACGTTGTTCGCTTTTGACGAGAGCCAGGGTTTGAGCGAACACACCGCGCCCTATGACGCCCTGGTTCAGCTTCTCGAAGGTGAAGCAGAAGTGACCATTGCTGGTGAGAAACTGCGCGTGCAAGCAGGCGAGATGGTGATCATGCCCGCGCAGCAACCGCACGCACTGCGGGCAATCAAGAGATTCAAGATGATGTTGGTAATGATCCGCGAAGCAATGTAA
- a CDS encoding ATP-dependent protease: MMSKLSPEQLRRTFDPKTLNSVKGAQRKARESIIGQKRAVSALQFGLEIRNSGFNIYVAGPPGIGKMTAVQSFLEELASRKDTPPDWCYLNDFEDSYQPKMCQLPPGRGRALQQDMKNVIAHVRREIPKAFESEEYSNRRDATVKSLDQQRAQALEKLNAQAAEAGFMLQATPFGLATIPMMNGQPLSDTDYQALPAQTREDFQRRHETLKDALKATMKQIRDLERAAQEKLQALDQQVALYIVGGLLEELHEKYQDLPVVISHLRAVQKDILENIETFKSGASPNPSPEGGAVATPWLRELPFRRYQVNVLVDNSEQKGAPVVVEFNPSYNNLFGRVEKEVQFGALYTDFTMIKPGSFHRANGGYLVMPMEDVLRNLLSWEGVKRALRSGEVEIEEIGERLGYMATKSLRPRPVPINIKVVLVGRPLLYYLLHAYDEEFPELFKVKADFDTRMASSEENIHDILAFLPAFCDKEKLQHLDNTAKAKVLEYSARLAEDQEKLSAHFGALADIIREANFWALQAGATRISAVHVQKALDAKIYRSNLIEERLQEMIERDTLLIDTAGQTVGQVNGLSVISLGDYFFGKPSRITASVGPGRDGVLDIEREVELGGPIHSKGVLILSGFLTQQFAQDKPLTLSARIVFEQSYEGVEGDSASSTELYALLSALSGIPIKQGIAVTGSVNQRGEVQAIGGVNQKIEGFFDVCKAKGLTGEQGVMIPQSNVSNLMLREDVVAAVAAKKFSIWAVRSIAEGIEILTGVPAGVRGAEGKFPECTVNHRVEQRLREFGERMKEFGREKKNASET, translated from the coding sequence ATCATGTCAAAACTTTCTCCAGAACAACTGCGCCGCACGTTTGATCCCAAGACATTAAACTCCGTGAAAGGCGCCCAACGCAAGGCGCGCGAAAGCATCATCGGGCAAAAGCGCGCGGTATCGGCCTTGCAATTCGGATTGGAAATCCGCAACAGCGGTTTCAACATCTATGTTGCCGGGCCTCCCGGGATCGGCAAGATGACGGCGGTGCAATCCTTTCTCGAAGAGTTGGCTAGCCGGAAAGACACGCCGCCGGATTGGTGTTATCTCAACGATTTTGAGGATTCCTATCAGCCCAAAATGTGCCAGCTTCCGCCGGGCCGGGGGCGCGCACTGCAGCAGGACATGAAGAATGTGATCGCGCATGTGCGGCGCGAGATTCCCAAAGCGTTTGAGAGCGAAGAGTATAGCAATCGCCGCGATGCCACGGTCAAATCGCTGGATCAGCAACGCGCGCAGGCGCTGGAAAAGCTCAATGCACAAGCGGCCGAAGCCGGGTTCATGCTGCAAGCCACACCGTTCGGCTTGGCGACGATTCCCATGATGAATGGCCAGCCGTTGAGCGACACGGATTATCAAGCCTTACCGGCGCAAACCCGCGAGGATTTTCAGCGGCGCCATGAAACGTTGAAAGATGCGCTCAAAGCCACGATGAAACAGATTCGTGATTTGGAGCGCGCCGCACAGGAAAAATTGCAGGCACTCGATCAACAAGTCGCACTTTACATTGTTGGCGGACTTTTGGAAGAATTGCATGAAAAGTATCAGGACTTGCCGGTAGTCATCTCACATCTGCGCGCGGTGCAAAAAGATATTCTGGAGAATATCGAAACCTTCAAGTCCGGCGCTTCTCCCAACCCTTCTCCGGAAGGCGGCGCGGTGGCGACGCCCTGGTTGCGCGAACTGCCTTTCAGAAGATATCAAGTCAATGTGCTGGTGGATAACAGCGAGCAAAAGGGCGCGCCGGTGGTGGTTGAGTTCAATCCGAGCTACAATAATCTTTTTGGCCGCGTCGAAAAGGAAGTTCAGTTTGGCGCGCTCTACACGGATTTCACCATGATCAAACCTGGCTCATTTCATCGCGCTAACGGCGGTTATCTGGTGATGCCGATGGAAGATGTCTTGCGCAATCTGCTCAGTTGGGAGGGCGTGAAGCGCGCTTTGCGCAGCGGCGAAGTCGAAATCGAGGAGATCGGCGAGCGCCTGGGGTACATGGCCACGAAAAGTCTTCGTCCCCGGCCGGTTCCCATCAATATCAAAGTCGTGTTGGTCGGTCGGCCGCTGCTCTACTATCTTTTGCATGCGTATGACGAAGAATTCCCCGAACTTTTCAAAGTGAAGGCGGACTTTGATACACGCATGGCGAGCAGCGAAGAAAATATTCACGACATTCTTGCCTTCCTGCCGGCATTCTGTGATAAGGAAAAATTGCAGCATCTCGACAATACGGCCAAGGCGAAAGTGTTGGAGTACAGCGCGCGTTTGGCGGAGGATCAAGAAAAGCTGTCTGCGCATTTTGGCGCGTTGGCGGACATCATCCGCGAAGCCAATTTTTGGGCGTTGCAAGCAGGCGCCACGCGCATTAGCGCGGTTCATGTGCAGAAGGCGCTCGACGCCAAAATTTACCGCTCCAATCTTATTGAAGAACGTTTGCAGGAAATGATCGAGCGTGACACGTTGTTGATCGATACCGCCGGCCAAACGGTTGGACAAGTGAACGGGCTTTCGGTGATCAGCCTGGGCGATTATTTCTTCGGCAAGCCGAGCCGCATTACCGCCAGCGTGGGCCCGGGGCGCGACGGTGTGCTCGACATCGAGCGCGAGGTCGAATTGGGCGGGCCGATTCATAGCAAGGGCGTATTGATTTTGAGCGGCTTTCTCACACAACAGTTTGCACAGGACAAGCCGTTGACGCTTTCCGCGCGTATCGTCTTCGAGCAAAGTTATGAAGGCGTTGAGGGCGATAGCGCTTCTTCGACCGAATTGTATGCCTTGCTTTCCGCGCTATCGGGTATTCCCATCAAACAGGGCATCGCGGTCACCGGTTCCGTGAATCAACGCGGCGAAGTGCAGGCTATTGGCGGCGTGAATCAGAAAATCGAAGGCTTTTTCGATGTGTGCAAAGCAAAAGGCCTGACCGGCGAACAAGGCGTGATGATTCCGCAGAGCAATGTTTCGAATTTAATGCTGCGTGAAGACGTGGTGGCTGCCGTTGCTGCGAAGAAATTCTCAATTTGGGCGGTCCGTTCGATCGCAGAAGGGATCGAAATTCTCACCGGTGTACCGGCCGGAGTGCGCGGGGCAGAGGGCAAGTTTCCCGAGTGCACAGTCAATCATCGCGTCGAGCAACGCCTGCGCGAATTCGGCGAGCGTATGAAGGAATTCGGCCGCGAGAAAAAGAACGCCTCAGAGACGTGA
- a CDS encoding CoA-binding protein: protein MATKTAVEDFVAQRTLALVGVSRRGKKFGNMALQALKAKGYRVFPVHPHADQIEGEPCFPSLSALPEPVEGVLIVVPPEETDKVVREAAAAGIRRVWMQQGAESQAAIRFCEEHGIRVVPGECILMFAQPVVSFHRFHRWVWKALGKLPN from the coding sequence ATGGCAACAAAAACTGCTGTTGAAGATTTCGTCGCGCAACGGACACTGGCCCTCGTCGGCGTCTCGCGGCGCGGTAAAAAATTTGGGAACATGGCGCTGCAGGCGCTTAAGGCGAAAGGCTATCGCGTGTTCCCCGTTCATCCGCATGCAGATCAAATCGAGGGAGAACCTTGTTTTCCGAGCTTAAGCGCGTTGCCGGAGCCGGTTGAAGGCGTGTTAATCGTTGTGCCTCCGGAGGAAACGGATAAAGTCGTGCGTGAGGCGGCAGCCGCGGGCATTCGCCGCGTCTGGATGCAACAAGGCGCGGAATCACAGGCGGCGATCCGTTTTTGCGAAGAACACGGCATCCGTGTGGTGCCGGGTGAATGTATTTTGATGTTTGCCCAGCCGGTTGTTTCGTTTCATCGGTTTCATCGTTGGGTATGGAAGGCGCTCGGCAAACTGCCGAACTGA